The following proteins are encoded in a genomic region of Verrucomicrobiia bacterium:
- a CDS encoding DUF4276 family protein codes for SPSFLTHSAFMHARCGEVEAVPVLIRRVAGVVAPGLRLRVPRPIRVKRDEVLRPEKLGRAVELAARQAGRNGAIFLLINADDDCPAALAPAILRQATEARSDMLIGVVLAKCEYEAWILAAAESLRGHRTLARDLSSPGNPEAIRGAKQWLSRHMTGPHGYTETLDQAALTNALDLNAARRASSFDKCYRELERILFALGPAHHA; via the coding sequence TCCCCGTCATTCCTCACTCATTCCGCCTTCATGCATGCGCGCTGTGGAGAGGTCGAGGCCGTGCCTGTCCTGATCCGTCGCGTGGCGGGCGTTGTTGCTCCCGGGCTACGCCTGCGCGTGCCTCGCCCGATACGGGTCAAGCGTGATGAAGTGTTGCGTCCGGAAAAACTCGGGCGCGCCGTTGAGCTTGCGGCGAGACAAGCCGGAAGAAACGGAGCGATATTCCTCCTGATTAATGCCGACGACGATTGCCCCGCAGCGCTGGCCCCGGCGATCCTCAGACAGGCGACGGAAGCCAGAAGTGACATGCTCATCGGGGTGGTGTTGGCGAAATGCGAGTACGAGGCCTGGATTCTTGCCGCGGCCGAATCCCTCCGCGGCCATCGGACTCTCGCCAGAGATTTGTCGAGCCCCGGCAACCCGGAGGCCATCCGTGGCGCCAAGCAATGGCTCAGCCGTCACATGACCGGGCCGCACGGCTACACGGAGACCCTCGATCAAGCCGCGCTGACGAATGCCCTCGACCTGAACGCCGCCCGCCGCGCGAGTTCCTTCGACAAGTGTTACAGAGAGCTGGAGCGGATTCTGTTCGCACTGGGACCCGCCCACCACGCGTGA